From a single Longimicrobium sp. genomic region:
- a CDS encoding thiamine pyrophosphate-dependent dehydrogenase E1 component subunit alpha, with translation MKRFAAYDPPEYQNWTAAPEQLRAYRERIGASGERAEVIRALSQEQLLAIYAGLLRNRLHDVALKRWVKNGVISKAWLGVGEEAATIGPVHALRRSGPGHDVVAPMIRNSGACHEMGMPVADIFRSYLGTADGPSMGRDLHVGDLGTGVLPPISHVGDVVPVIAGIALTFKQRGEDRVGLTWVGDGSTKTGAFHEGVNFAGVHRLPVIFIIQNNQVALGTRLTQHAAGSFEDWPAMYGLAGGLFDGNHVLDAYAATRLAADRARAGEGPSLLVAETFRMGGHATHDEREARSMFDAELFASWGRRDPVGLYEAWLEEEGIARGTLDDIEARVTAEIDAAAEDALRSRETAMPSPESAVVGVYG, from the coding sequence GCGCATCGGCGCCAGCGGCGAGCGGGCGGAGGTCATCCGCGCGCTCTCGCAGGAGCAACTGCTGGCCATTTACGCCGGGCTGCTCCGCAACCGCCTTCACGACGTCGCGCTCAAGCGCTGGGTGAAGAACGGGGTGATCAGCAAGGCGTGGCTGGGCGTGGGCGAAGAGGCCGCGACCATCGGGCCGGTGCACGCGCTGCGGCGGTCCGGGCCGGGGCACGACGTGGTGGCGCCCATGATCCGCAACTCGGGCGCGTGCCACGAGATGGGCATGCCCGTGGCCGACATCTTCCGCAGCTACCTGGGCACCGCGGACGGCCCGTCCATGGGCCGCGACCTGCACGTGGGCGACCTGGGCACCGGCGTGCTGCCCCCCATCAGCCACGTGGGCGACGTGGTGCCGGTGATCGCGGGGATCGCGCTCACCTTCAAGCAGCGGGGCGAAGACCGCGTGGGCCTCACCTGGGTGGGCGACGGCTCCACCAAGACGGGGGCGTTCCACGAAGGAGTGAACTTCGCGGGCGTGCACCGGCTGCCGGTAATCTTCATCATCCAGAACAACCAGGTGGCGCTGGGCACGCGGCTTACCCAGCACGCCGCGGGCTCGTTCGAGGATTGGCCGGCCATGTACGGCCTGGCGGGCGGCCTGTTCGACGGCAACCACGTGCTCGACGCGTACGCCGCCACGCGCCTCGCCGCCGACCGCGCGCGGGCCGGTGAAGGCCCGTCGCTGCTCGTGGCGGAGACCTTCCGCATGGGCGGCCACGCCACACACGACGAGCGCGAGGCGCGGAGCATGTTCGACGCGGAGCTGTTCGCGTCGTGGGGCCGCCGAGATCCCGTGGGCTTGTACGAGGCGTGGCTGGAGGAGGAGGGCATCGCGCGTGGCACGCTGGACGACATCGAGGCGCGCGTCACCGCCGAAATCGACGCCGCGGCCGAGGACGCGCTCCGCAGCCGCGAAACCGCCATGCCCTCACCCGAATCCGCGGTCGTCGGCGTCTACGGCTGA